One genomic window of Micropterus dolomieu isolate WLL.071019.BEF.003 ecotype Adirondacks linkage group LG14, ASM2129224v1, whole genome shotgun sequence includes the following:
- the btbd17a gene encoding BTB/POZ domain-containing protein 17 codes for MKVDGAQDGGGSGGDTISHSLTLVQRLEALLVQGNGSDVSLRVETPNADEVKVIQAHSLVLSLQSPVFEEMLLNRNSSMLVLKESSDSAAVFDKFIRYLYCGEISLRLDQATPLHKLATKYNVMGLQQGITEYMTHNLARDYSSGHVAGWYEYALQTGDVTLRDSCLQYMAWNLSSLLQSGEWVTISSQLLMSLLQRSDLILQSEMELFAALEAWIIHNEPDGLTAENALRAVRYAMMPPRELFRLQTQSSVLARYQESVRDLLYMSYQFHSASPLHMAKYFDVNCSLFMPRNYLSSVWGSPWIINNPTRDDRSTSFQTQLGPSGHDASKRVTWNALFSPRWLPLSMRPMYTETGAMQPTRVEGGRPRIIITPATSSADFAGVNFQKTVLVMAQQQGKMVVKHVYNFHQSTEENGDFLAEADLYRRTSEYLIDSSLFLHIVVKPLYQTLITTKN; via the exons ATGAAAGTTGACGGGGCCCAGGATGGAGGTGGCAGCGGCGGGGACACCATCAGCCACTCTTTGACCCTGGTGCAGCGTCTGGAGGCCCTGCTGGTTCAGGGGAACGGCAGTGACGTGTCGCTCAGGGTGGAGACTCCCAACGCAGACGAAGTGAAGGTGATCCAGGCTCACTCGCTGGTGCTCTCCCTGCAGAGCCCCGTGTTTGAAGAGATGCTGCTGAACCGCAACAGCAGCATGCTGGTCCTGAAAGAGAGCTCCGACAGTGCAGCTGTGTTTGACAAGTTCATCAG GTATCTGTACTGTGGGGAGATTTCTCTGCGTCTGGACCAGGCCACACCTTTACACAAGCTGGCCACAAAGTACAATGTGATGGGTCTCCAGCAGGGCATCACCGAGTACATGACCCATAATCTGGCCCGAGACTACTCCTCAGGCCACGTGGCGGGCTGGTACGAGTACGCCCTGCAGACCGGGGACGTGACTCTGAGGGACAGCTGTCTTCAGTATATGGCCTGGAACCTGTCGTCGCTCCTGCAGAGCGGTGAGTGGGTGACCATCAGCAGCCAGCTGCTCATGTCCCTGCTGCAGCGCTCAGACCTCATCCTGCAAAGTGAGATGGAGCTCTTTGCAGCGCTGGAGGCCTGGATTATTCATAATGAGCCAGACGGCCTGACAGCAGAGAACGCCTTGAGAGCTGTGCGTTACGCCATGATGCCACCACGGGAGCTCTTCCGTCTGCAGACCCAGTCCTCAGTCCTGGCTCGCTATCAGGAGTCTGTGCGCGACTTACTGTACATGTCCTACCAGTTTCACTCTGCATCGCCACTGCACATGGCCAAATACTTCGACGTGAACTGCAGCCTCTTCATGCCCAGGAACTACCTGTCGTCAGTGTGGGGGTCACCCTGGATCATCAACAACCCCACGCGAGACGACCGCAGCACCAGCTTCCAGACCCAGCTGGGGCCCAGCGGCCACGACGCCAGCAAGCGGGTGACTTGGAACGCCCTGTTCTCACCACGCTGGTTACCCCTCAGCATGAGGCCGATGTACACGGAGACGGGCGCCATGCAGCCAACACGTGTGGAGGGAGGGCGCCCTCGCATCATCATCACGCCGGCCACATCCAGTGCAGATTTCGCCGGAGTGAACTTCCAGAAGACAGTGCTTGTGATGGCTCAGCAGCAGGGGAAGATGGTGGTGAAACACGTCTACAACTTCCACCAGAGCACGGAGGAAAACGGTGAtttcttggccgaagccgacCTATACCGGCGGACATCTGAATACCTCATCGATAgctccctcttcctccacatTGTGGTGAAGCCGCTGTACCAAACCCTCATAACCACCAAGAACTGA